From the Calliopsis andreniformis isolate RMS-2024a chromosome 4, iyCalAndr_principal, whole genome shotgun sequence genome, one window contains:
- the Sarm gene encoding sterile alpha and armadillo motif isoform X1, with amino-acid sequence MSVDRGLNMLHKRRHRPQDNLLVHNRGAFLKSMSEFPVEGGENGDMHTVMENFQKKNNMVTGRSHVTHHPQVTTSSQMLTTNQSQSSSSSSSRVAKSSQRILTSSSSSEMKASSMKSDLRELQRGISEMKNNISTNFSQRLRSSMENLVDRDGNGTEEGDLTEPLVTFPDPDTPPPATGTVTLTGGSPSQLSSLNSLNNLHNMSPPISISNISNITSLPAGQETMKFEQKKMTSASKTKVVTDGFSAEKATANSAEMRALQAGDVSYKEQSAATAARARVELDGVSAEKSVAAAREQRSLKAGDLSHQESNNMAASTMKLQSDSFSSEKKAMASQKERQTVTSTGIFNHEKHMASSSQSSITIASKGVTSKSSMINAANAVNQLMNGMRPAEDELLSLPLDDLDLLCSKSNPQDVDRAIAKYCSFLDSFVERLKANDGKNGKAPLLLNRVNEIIRKAWAVPTHGHELGYTLCNTLRMRGGLDLLMSNCVASDQELQFSSARLLEQCLTTENRAHVVEHGLEKVVNVACVCTKNANSVDHSRVGTGILEHLFKHSEGTCSDVIRLGGLDAVLFECRKNDVETLRHCAGALANLSLYGGAENQEAMIKRKVPMWLFPLAFHNDDNIKYYACLAIAVLVANKEIEAAVLKSGTLDLVEPFVTSHNPYEFAKSNLAHAHGQSKNWLERLVPVLSSKREEARNLAAFHFCMEAGIKKQQGNTEIFRAIGAIEPLKKVASCPNAIASKYAAQALRLIGEEIPHKLSQQVPLWSTEDVREWVKQIGFAECAQNFVESRVDGDLLLQLTEENLKEDIGLTNGIRRRRFTRELQNLKKMADYSSRDTGNLNSFLQSIGQEFSIYTYSMLNAGVDKDSIRNLSEDQLLTECGIANSIHRLRILDAIKNMQHNQLGSSEDESPDKSLDVFVSYRRSNGSQLASLLKVHLQLRGFSVFIDVERLEAGKFDNNLLQSIRQAKHFLLVLTPKALERCIQDSECKDWVHREIVAALQSQCNIIPIIDNFQWPEPEELPEDMRAVCHFNGVRWIHDYQDACVDKLERFMRGEIPVRADMSGGIPRTIAPKDVTQPNTPGNTNIRQPPSYQRMHSNESRGSDKDSTGGRD; translated from the exons ATGAGCGTTGACAGAGGCCTGAACATGCTGCACAAACGCAGACATAGGCCGCAGGACAATCTGCTGGTCCACAACAGAGGAGCTTTCCTGAAATCT ATGTCGGAGTTCCCAGTGGAGGGAGGGGAAAACGGTGACATGCATACTGTCATGGAGAATTTCCAAAAGAAAAACAACATGGTGACCGGCAGGAGCCATGTCACTCACCATCCACAGGTCACCACGTCGTCACAG ATGCTGACGACGAACCAGAGCCAGAGCAGCAGCAGCAGTTCGAGCAGGGTGGCCAAGTCCTCGCAGAGGATTCTTACCTCGTCCTCGTCGAGTGAGATGAAAGCGAGCTCCATGAAGAGCGACTTGAGGGAACTTCAGCGTGGCATTTCGGAGATGAAGAACAACATATCCACTAACTTCTCCCAGCGATTGCGCAGCAGCATGGAGAACCTCGTGGACAG AGACGGAAACGGAACAGAGGAAGGTGACTTGACAGAGCCACTGGTGACgtttcctgaccctgacacgccgCCACCCGCTACAGGCACGGTGACATTAACAGGGGGGTCTCCGTCACAGCTGAGTTCCCTGAACTCTTTGAACAATCTTCACAACATGAGTCCACCGAtcagcatatcgaatatttcGAACATAACCAGTTTGCCTGCTGGACAGGAGACGATGAAGTTCGAGCAGAAGAAGATGACCAGCGCCTCGAAGACGAAG GTTGTCACGGATGGCTTCAGCGCCGAGAAGGCGACAGCCAACAGCGCCGAGATGAGAGCTTTGCAGGCTGGCGACGTCTCCTACAAGGAACAGAGCGCCGCGACGGCGGCGAGGGCGCGCGTCGAGCTCGACGGTGTCTCCGCGGAGAAAAGCGTCGCTGCGGCTAGG gagCAGAGAAGCTTGAAAGCTGGCGATCTGTCCCATCAAGAGAGTAATAACATGGCAGCGTCCACTATGAAGCTGCAGAGTGATTCCTTCAGTTCAGAAAAG AAAGCCATGGCGTCGCAAAAGGAACGACAAACTGTCACCTCGACTGGAATTTTCAACCACGAGAAGCACATGGCGTCCAGTTCACAGTCCAGCATCACGATAGCCTCGAAAGGGGTGACCTCAAAATCATCCATGATCAACGCAGCCAACGCAGTGAATCAGCTGATGAACGGCATGAGGCCAGCCGAAGACGAGCTGCTCTCGTTGCCCCTAGACGACCTGGACCTTCTGTGCTCGAAGTCAAACCCTCAAGACGTGGATCGAGCCATCGCCAAATACTGCAGCTTCCTGGACAGCTTCGTTGAACGTTTAAAAGCAAACGATGGGAAGAATGGCAAAGCCCCGTTGCTATTGAACAGAGTGAACGAGATCATCAGGAAAGCCTGGGCAGTGCCCACGCATGGACACGAACTGGGCTACACTTTGTGTAATACTCTGAGAATGAGGGGTGGTCTTGACCTGCTGATGTCGAATTGTGTAGCCAGCGACCAGGAGCTACAGTTCTCCTCGGCTAGGTTATTGGAACAGTGTCTGACGACAGAGAACAGGGCACACGTGGTGGAGCATGGGCTAGAGAAGGTGGTGAACGTTGCCTGTGTCTGCACGAAGAACGCCAACTCGGTGGACCACTCGAGAGTGGGCACAGGTATCTTGGAGCATCTGTTCAAGCACAGCGAAGGCACCTGCAGCGATGTGATCAGGCTAGGTGGTTTGGACGCTGTCCTATTCGAGTGCAGAAAGAACGATGTAGAAACACTGAGGCACTGCGCTGGTGCTTTAGCGAATTTGTCATTGTACGGTGGCGCGGAGAACCAGGAGGCGATGATCAAAAGAAAAGTACCCATGTGGCTGTTCCCTTTGGCCTTCCACAACGACGACAACATCAAGTACTACGCTTGTCTAGCGATCGCTGTACTAGTAGCCAACAAAGAGATCGAAGCTGCAGTGCTCAAGTCGGGCACCCTGGACCTGGTCGAGCCATTCGTCACTTCACACAATCCTTACGAGTTCGCCAAGTCCAATCTAGCACATGCACATGGCCAGAGCAAGAACTGGCTGGAGAGGCTGGTTCCAGTGTTGAGCTCGAAGAGGGAAGAAGCCAGGAACCTAGCAGCCTTCCACTTCTGCATGGAGGCTGGCATCAAGAAGCAGCAAGGCAACACGGAGATCTTCCGCGCAATAGGTGCCATCGAGCCTTTGAAGAAGGTTGCCAGTTGTCCTAATGCTATTGCCTCAAAATACGCGGCGCAGGCGCTGCGTCTGATTGGCGAAGAGATTCCACACAAGCTCAGCCAACAGGTTCCCCTGTGGTCCACTGAAGACGTCAGAGAGTGGGTGAAACAGATTGGATTCGCTGAGTGTGCGCAGAACTTCGTAGAGAGTAGAGTAGATGGTGATCTTTTGCTCCAGTTGACGGAGGAGAATCTCAAAGAGGATATTGGTCTCACGAATGGTATCAGAAGGAGGAGATTCACGAGGGAACTGCAGAATTTGAAGAAAATGGCAGATTATAGTAGCAGGGACACGGGGAACTTGAATAGTTTTCTACAGTCTATTGGACAAGAGTTTTCTATCTACACTTACAGTATGCTCAACGCTGGCGTTGACAAAGACTCGATTAGGAACTTATCCGAGGACCAGCTTTTAACTGAGTGCGGGATTGCGAATAGTATTCATAGACTGAGGATACTAGACGCTATTAAGAACATGCAGCACAATCAGTTGGGCTCATCCGAGGATGAATCCCCTGACAAATCGCTGGACGTGTTCGTTAGTTATAGAAGATCAAACGGGTCGCAGTTGGCCAGCTTACTGAAAGTCCATTTACAGTTGCGCGGCTTCTCCGTGTTCATCGACGTCGAGAGGCTAGAAGCCGGCAAGTTTGATAACAACCTGTTGCAAAGCATCAGGCAGGCTAAACACTTCCTCCTTGTGCTGACGCCCAAGGCTTTGGAAAGGTGTATACAGGACAGTGAATGCAAAGACTGGGTTCATAGG GAGATTGTAGCAGCTCTACAGTCACAGTGTAATATAATTCCTATTATCGACAACTTCCAATGGCCAGAACCTGAGGAACTTCCTGAAGACATGCGAGCAGTTTGTCACTTCAATGGTGTCCGTTGGATCCACGACTACCAAGACGCCTGCGTAGACAAGCTCGAAAG GTTTATGCGAGGCGAGATACCAGTCAGAGCAGATATGTCTGGAGGTATTCCAAGGACCATTGCACCCAAAGACGTGACACAACCAAATACACCAGGCAACACGAATATTCGACAGCCACCGAGTTATCAACGTATGCACAGTAATGAAAGCAGGGGCAGTGACAAAGATTCGACAGGGGGGCGAGATTGA
- the Sarm gene encoding sterile alpha and armadillo motif isoform X2, with amino-acid sequence MTMVVNKINMSSYSAPRRTFFSGLHTKMSEFPVEGGENGDMHTVMENFQKKNNMVTGRSHVTHHPQVTTSSQMLTTNQSQSSSSSSSRVAKSSQRILTSSSSSEMKASSMKSDLRELQRGISEMKNNISTNFSQRLRSSMENLVDRDGNGTEEGDLTEPLVTFPDPDTPPPATGTVTLTGGSPSQLSSLNSLNNLHNMSPPISISNISNITSLPAGQETMKFEQKKMTSASKTKVVTDGFSAEKATANSAEMRALQAGDVSYKEQSAATAARARVELDGVSAEKSVAAAREQRSLKAGDLSHQESNNMAASTMKLQSDSFSSEKKAMASQKERQTVTSTGIFNHEKHMASSSQSSITIASKGVTSKSSMINAANAVNQLMNGMRPAEDELLSLPLDDLDLLCSKSNPQDVDRAIAKYCSFLDSFVERLKANDGKNGKAPLLLNRVNEIIRKAWAVPTHGHELGYTLCNTLRMRGGLDLLMSNCVASDQELQFSSARLLEQCLTTENRAHVVEHGLEKVVNVACVCTKNANSVDHSRVGTGILEHLFKHSEGTCSDVIRLGGLDAVLFECRKNDVETLRHCAGALANLSLYGGAENQEAMIKRKVPMWLFPLAFHNDDNIKYYACLAIAVLVANKEIEAAVLKSGTLDLVEPFVTSHNPYEFAKSNLAHAHGQSKNWLERLVPVLSSKREEARNLAAFHFCMEAGIKKQQGNTEIFRAIGAIEPLKKVASCPNAIASKYAAQALRLIGEEIPHKLSQQVPLWSTEDVREWVKQIGFAECAQNFVESRVDGDLLLQLTEENLKEDIGLTNGIRRRRFTRELQNLKKMADYSSRDTGNLNSFLQSIGQEFSIYTYSMLNAGVDKDSIRNLSEDQLLTECGIANSIHRLRILDAIKNMQHNQLGSSEDESPDKSLDVFVSYRRSNGSQLASLLKVHLQLRGFSVFIDVERLEAGKFDNNLLQSIRQAKHFLLVLTPKALERCIQDSECKDWVHREIVAALQSQCNIIPIIDNFQWPEPEELPEDMRAVCHFNGVRWIHDYQDACVDKLERFMRGEIPVRADMSGGIPRTIAPKDVTQPNTPGNTNIRQPPSYQRMHSNESRGSDKDSTGGRD; translated from the exons ATGTCGGAGTTCCCAGTGGAGGGAGGGGAAAACGGTGACATGCATACTGTCATGGAGAATTTCCAAAAGAAAAACAACATGGTGACCGGCAGGAGCCATGTCACTCACCATCCACAGGTCACCACGTCGTCACAG ATGCTGACGACGAACCAGAGCCAGAGCAGCAGCAGCAGTTCGAGCAGGGTGGCCAAGTCCTCGCAGAGGATTCTTACCTCGTCCTCGTCGAGTGAGATGAAAGCGAGCTCCATGAAGAGCGACTTGAGGGAACTTCAGCGTGGCATTTCGGAGATGAAGAACAACATATCCACTAACTTCTCCCAGCGATTGCGCAGCAGCATGGAGAACCTCGTGGACAG AGACGGAAACGGAACAGAGGAAGGTGACTTGACAGAGCCACTGGTGACgtttcctgaccctgacacgccgCCACCCGCTACAGGCACGGTGACATTAACAGGGGGGTCTCCGTCACAGCTGAGTTCCCTGAACTCTTTGAACAATCTTCACAACATGAGTCCACCGAtcagcatatcgaatatttcGAACATAACCAGTTTGCCTGCTGGACAGGAGACGATGAAGTTCGAGCAGAAGAAGATGACCAGCGCCTCGAAGACGAAG GTTGTCACGGATGGCTTCAGCGCCGAGAAGGCGACAGCCAACAGCGCCGAGATGAGAGCTTTGCAGGCTGGCGACGTCTCCTACAAGGAACAGAGCGCCGCGACGGCGGCGAGGGCGCGCGTCGAGCTCGACGGTGTCTCCGCGGAGAAAAGCGTCGCTGCGGCTAGG gagCAGAGAAGCTTGAAAGCTGGCGATCTGTCCCATCAAGAGAGTAATAACATGGCAGCGTCCACTATGAAGCTGCAGAGTGATTCCTTCAGTTCAGAAAAG AAAGCCATGGCGTCGCAAAAGGAACGACAAACTGTCACCTCGACTGGAATTTTCAACCACGAGAAGCACATGGCGTCCAGTTCACAGTCCAGCATCACGATAGCCTCGAAAGGGGTGACCTCAAAATCATCCATGATCAACGCAGCCAACGCAGTGAATCAGCTGATGAACGGCATGAGGCCAGCCGAAGACGAGCTGCTCTCGTTGCCCCTAGACGACCTGGACCTTCTGTGCTCGAAGTCAAACCCTCAAGACGTGGATCGAGCCATCGCCAAATACTGCAGCTTCCTGGACAGCTTCGTTGAACGTTTAAAAGCAAACGATGGGAAGAATGGCAAAGCCCCGTTGCTATTGAACAGAGTGAACGAGATCATCAGGAAAGCCTGGGCAGTGCCCACGCATGGACACGAACTGGGCTACACTTTGTGTAATACTCTGAGAATGAGGGGTGGTCTTGACCTGCTGATGTCGAATTGTGTAGCCAGCGACCAGGAGCTACAGTTCTCCTCGGCTAGGTTATTGGAACAGTGTCTGACGACAGAGAACAGGGCACACGTGGTGGAGCATGGGCTAGAGAAGGTGGTGAACGTTGCCTGTGTCTGCACGAAGAACGCCAACTCGGTGGACCACTCGAGAGTGGGCACAGGTATCTTGGAGCATCTGTTCAAGCACAGCGAAGGCACCTGCAGCGATGTGATCAGGCTAGGTGGTTTGGACGCTGTCCTATTCGAGTGCAGAAAGAACGATGTAGAAACACTGAGGCACTGCGCTGGTGCTTTAGCGAATTTGTCATTGTACGGTGGCGCGGAGAACCAGGAGGCGATGATCAAAAGAAAAGTACCCATGTGGCTGTTCCCTTTGGCCTTCCACAACGACGACAACATCAAGTACTACGCTTGTCTAGCGATCGCTGTACTAGTAGCCAACAAAGAGATCGAAGCTGCAGTGCTCAAGTCGGGCACCCTGGACCTGGTCGAGCCATTCGTCACTTCACACAATCCTTACGAGTTCGCCAAGTCCAATCTAGCACATGCACATGGCCAGAGCAAGAACTGGCTGGAGAGGCTGGTTCCAGTGTTGAGCTCGAAGAGGGAAGAAGCCAGGAACCTAGCAGCCTTCCACTTCTGCATGGAGGCTGGCATCAAGAAGCAGCAAGGCAACACGGAGATCTTCCGCGCAATAGGTGCCATCGAGCCTTTGAAGAAGGTTGCCAGTTGTCCTAATGCTATTGCCTCAAAATACGCGGCGCAGGCGCTGCGTCTGATTGGCGAAGAGATTCCACACAAGCTCAGCCAACAGGTTCCCCTGTGGTCCACTGAAGACGTCAGAGAGTGGGTGAAACAGATTGGATTCGCTGAGTGTGCGCAGAACTTCGTAGAGAGTAGAGTAGATGGTGATCTTTTGCTCCAGTTGACGGAGGAGAATCTCAAAGAGGATATTGGTCTCACGAATGGTATCAGAAGGAGGAGATTCACGAGGGAACTGCAGAATTTGAAGAAAATGGCAGATTATAGTAGCAGGGACACGGGGAACTTGAATAGTTTTCTACAGTCTATTGGACAAGAGTTTTCTATCTACACTTACAGTATGCTCAACGCTGGCGTTGACAAAGACTCGATTAGGAACTTATCCGAGGACCAGCTTTTAACTGAGTGCGGGATTGCGAATAGTATTCATAGACTGAGGATACTAGACGCTATTAAGAACATGCAGCACAATCAGTTGGGCTCATCCGAGGATGAATCCCCTGACAAATCGCTGGACGTGTTCGTTAGTTATAGAAGATCAAACGGGTCGCAGTTGGCCAGCTTACTGAAAGTCCATTTACAGTTGCGCGGCTTCTCCGTGTTCATCGACGTCGAGAGGCTAGAAGCCGGCAAGTTTGATAACAACCTGTTGCAAAGCATCAGGCAGGCTAAACACTTCCTCCTTGTGCTGACGCCCAAGGCTTTGGAAAGGTGTATACAGGACAGTGAATGCAAAGACTGGGTTCATAGG GAGATTGTAGCAGCTCTACAGTCACAGTGTAATATAATTCCTATTATCGACAACTTCCAATGGCCAGAACCTGAGGAACTTCCTGAAGACATGCGAGCAGTTTGTCACTTCAATGGTGTCCGTTGGATCCACGACTACCAAGACGCCTGCGTAGACAAGCTCGAAAG GTTTATGCGAGGCGAGATACCAGTCAGAGCAGATATGTCTGGAGGTATTCCAAGGACCATTGCACCCAAAGACGTGACACAACCAAATACACCAGGCAACACGAATATTCGACAGCCACCGAGTTATCAACGTATGCACAGTAATGAAAGCAGGGGCAGTGACAAAGATTCGACAGGGGGGCGAGATTGA
- the Sarm gene encoding sterile alpha and armadillo motif isoform X3 → MGNGSSCCPHRKKMSEFPVEGGENGDMHTVMENFQKKNNMVTGRSHVTHHPQVTTSSQMLTTNQSQSSSSSSSRVAKSSQRILTSSSSSEMKASSMKSDLRELQRGISEMKNNISTNFSQRLRSSMENLVDRDGNGTEEGDLTEPLVTFPDPDTPPPATGTVTLTGGSPSQLSSLNSLNNLHNMSPPISISNISNITSLPAGQETMKFEQKKMTSASKTKVVTDGFSAEKATANSAEMRALQAGDVSYKEQSAATAARARVELDGVSAEKSVAAAREQRSLKAGDLSHQESNNMAASTMKLQSDSFSSEKKAMASQKERQTVTSTGIFNHEKHMASSSQSSITIASKGVTSKSSMINAANAVNQLMNGMRPAEDELLSLPLDDLDLLCSKSNPQDVDRAIAKYCSFLDSFVERLKANDGKNGKAPLLLNRVNEIIRKAWAVPTHGHELGYTLCNTLRMRGGLDLLMSNCVASDQELQFSSARLLEQCLTTENRAHVVEHGLEKVVNVACVCTKNANSVDHSRVGTGILEHLFKHSEGTCSDVIRLGGLDAVLFECRKNDVETLRHCAGALANLSLYGGAENQEAMIKRKVPMWLFPLAFHNDDNIKYYACLAIAVLVANKEIEAAVLKSGTLDLVEPFVTSHNPYEFAKSNLAHAHGQSKNWLERLVPVLSSKREEARNLAAFHFCMEAGIKKQQGNTEIFRAIGAIEPLKKVASCPNAIASKYAAQALRLIGEEIPHKLSQQVPLWSTEDVREWVKQIGFAECAQNFVESRVDGDLLLQLTEENLKEDIGLTNGIRRRRFTRELQNLKKMADYSSRDTGNLNSFLQSIGQEFSIYTYSMLNAGVDKDSIRNLSEDQLLTECGIANSIHRLRILDAIKNMQHNQLGSSEDESPDKSLDVFVSYRRSNGSQLASLLKVHLQLRGFSVFIDVERLEAGKFDNNLLQSIRQAKHFLLVLTPKALERCIQDSECKDWVHREIVAALQSQCNIIPIIDNFQWPEPEELPEDMRAVCHFNGVRWIHDYQDACVDKLERFMRGEIPVRADMSGGIPRTIAPKDVTQPNTPGNTNIRQPPSYQRMHSNESRGSDKDSTGGRD, encoded by the exons ATGTCGGAGTTCCCAGTGGAGGGAGGGGAAAACGGTGACATGCATACTGTCATGGAGAATTTCCAAAAGAAAAACAACATGGTGACCGGCAGGAGCCATGTCACTCACCATCCACAGGTCACCACGTCGTCACAG ATGCTGACGACGAACCAGAGCCAGAGCAGCAGCAGCAGTTCGAGCAGGGTGGCCAAGTCCTCGCAGAGGATTCTTACCTCGTCCTCGTCGAGTGAGATGAAAGCGAGCTCCATGAAGAGCGACTTGAGGGAACTTCAGCGTGGCATTTCGGAGATGAAGAACAACATATCCACTAACTTCTCCCAGCGATTGCGCAGCAGCATGGAGAACCTCGTGGACAG AGACGGAAACGGAACAGAGGAAGGTGACTTGACAGAGCCACTGGTGACgtttcctgaccctgacacgccgCCACCCGCTACAGGCACGGTGACATTAACAGGGGGGTCTCCGTCACAGCTGAGTTCCCTGAACTCTTTGAACAATCTTCACAACATGAGTCCACCGAtcagcatatcgaatatttcGAACATAACCAGTTTGCCTGCTGGACAGGAGACGATGAAGTTCGAGCAGAAGAAGATGACCAGCGCCTCGAAGACGAAG GTTGTCACGGATGGCTTCAGCGCCGAGAAGGCGACAGCCAACAGCGCCGAGATGAGAGCTTTGCAGGCTGGCGACGTCTCCTACAAGGAACAGAGCGCCGCGACGGCGGCGAGGGCGCGCGTCGAGCTCGACGGTGTCTCCGCGGAGAAAAGCGTCGCTGCGGCTAGG gagCAGAGAAGCTTGAAAGCTGGCGATCTGTCCCATCAAGAGAGTAATAACATGGCAGCGTCCACTATGAAGCTGCAGAGTGATTCCTTCAGTTCAGAAAAG AAAGCCATGGCGTCGCAAAAGGAACGACAAACTGTCACCTCGACTGGAATTTTCAACCACGAGAAGCACATGGCGTCCAGTTCACAGTCCAGCATCACGATAGCCTCGAAAGGGGTGACCTCAAAATCATCCATGATCAACGCAGCCAACGCAGTGAATCAGCTGATGAACGGCATGAGGCCAGCCGAAGACGAGCTGCTCTCGTTGCCCCTAGACGACCTGGACCTTCTGTGCTCGAAGTCAAACCCTCAAGACGTGGATCGAGCCATCGCCAAATACTGCAGCTTCCTGGACAGCTTCGTTGAACGTTTAAAAGCAAACGATGGGAAGAATGGCAAAGCCCCGTTGCTATTGAACAGAGTGAACGAGATCATCAGGAAAGCCTGGGCAGTGCCCACGCATGGACACGAACTGGGCTACACTTTGTGTAATACTCTGAGAATGAGGGGTGGTCTTGACCTGCTGATGTCGAATTGTGTAGCCAGCGACCAGGAGCTACAGTTCTCCTCGGCTAGGTTATTGGAACAGTGTCTGACGACAGAGAACAGGGCACACGTGGTGGAGCATGGGCTAGAGAAGGTGGTGAACGTTGCCTGTGTCTGCACGAAGAACGCCAACTCGGTGGACCACTCGAGAGTGGGCACAGGTATCTTGGAGCATCTGTTCAAGCACAGCGAAGGCACCTGCAGCGATGTGATCAGGCTAGGTGGTTTGGACGCTGTCCTATTCGAGTGCAGAAAGAACGATGTAGAAACACTGAGGCACTGCGCTGGTGCTTTAGCGAATTTGTCATTGTACGGTGGCGCGGAGAACCAGGAGGCGATGATCAAAAGAAAAGTACCCATGTGGCTGTTCCCTTTGGCCTTCCACAACGACGACAACATCAAGTACTACGCTTGTCTAGCGATCGCTGTACTAGTAGCCAACAAAGAGATCGAAGCTGCAGTGCTCAAGTCGGGCACCCTGGACCTGGTCGAGCCATTCGTCACTTCACACAATCCTTACGAGTTCGCCAAGTCCAATCTAGCACATGCACATGGCCAGAGCAAGAACTGGCTGGAGAGGCTGGTTCCAGTGTTGAGCTCGAAGAGGGAAGAAGCCAGGAACCTAGCAGCCTTCCACTTCTGCATGGAGGCTGGCATCAAGAAGCAGCAAGGCAACACGGAGATCTTCCGCGCAATAGGTGCCATCGAGCCTTTGAAGAAGGTTGCCAGTTGTCCTAATGCTATTGCCTCAAAATACGCGGCGCAGGCGCTGCGTCTGATTGGCGAAGAGATTCCACACAAGCTCAGCCAACAGGTTCCCCTGTGGTCCACTGAAGACGTCAGAGAGTGGGTGAAACAGATTGGATTCGCTGAGTGTGCGCAGAACTTCGTAGAGAGTAGAGTAGATGGTGATCTTTTGCTCCAGTTGACGGAGGAGAATCTCAAAGAGGATATTGGTCTCACGAATGGTATCAGAAGGAGGAGATTCACGAGGGAACTGCAGAATTTGAAGAAAATGGCAGATTATAGTAGCAGGGACACGGGGAACTTGAATAGTTTTCTACAGTCTATTGGACAAGAGTTTTCTATCTACACTTACAGTATGCTCAACGCTGGCGTTGACAAAGACTCGATTAGGAACTTATCCGAGGACCAGCTTTTAACTGAGTGCGGGATTGCGAATAGTATTCATAGACTGAGGATACTAGACGCTATTAAGAACATGCAGCACAATCAGTTGGGCTCATCCGAGGATGAATCCCCTGACAAATCGCTGGACGTGTTCGTTAGTTATAGAAGATCAAACGGGTCGCAGTTGGCCAGCTTACTGAAAGTCCATTTACAGTTGCGCGGCTTCTCCGTGTTCATCGACGTCGAGAGGCTAGAAGCCGGCAAGTTTGATAACAACCTGTTGCAAAGCATCAGGCAGGCTAAACACTTCCTCCTTGTGCTGACGCCCAAGGCTTTGGAAAGGTGTATACAGGACAGTGAATGCAAAGACTGGGTTCATAGG GAGATTGTAGCAGCTCTACAGTCACAGTGTAATATAATTCCTATTATCGACAACTTCCAATGGCCAGAACCTGAGGAACTTCCTGAAGACATGCGAGCAGTTTGTCACTTCAATGGTGTCCGTTGGATCCACGACTACCAAGACGCCTGCGTAGACAAGCTCGAAAG GTTTATGCGAGGCGAGATACCAGTCAGAGCAGATATGTCTGGAGGTATTCCAAGGACCATTGCACCCAAAGACGTGACACAACCAAATACACCAGGCAACACGAATATTCGACAGCCACCGAGTTATCAACGTATGCACAGTAATGAAAGCAGGGGCAGTGACAAAGATTCGACAGGGGGGCGAGATTGA